One window of Salmo salar chromosome ssa11, Ssal_v3.1, whole genome shotgun sequence genomic DNA carries:
- the LOC106562310 gene encoding AP-2 complex subunit alpha-2 isoform X3, which yields MPAVSKGDGMRGLGVFISDIRNCKSKEAEIKRINKELANIRSKFKGDKALDGYSKKKYVCKLLFIFLLGHDIDFGHMEAVNLLSSNKYTEKQIGYLFISVLVNSNSDLISLINNALKNDLSSRNPTFMNLALHCIANVGSREMAEAFAAEVPRILVAGDTMDSVKQSAALCLLRLNRTSPDLVLMGEWTARVVHLLNDQHLGVVTAATSLITTLAQKSPEDFKTSVSLAVARLSRIVSSASTDLQDYTYYFVAAPWLSVKLLRLLQCYPPPEDGAIRGRLTECLETILNKAQEPPKSKKVQHSNAKNAVLFEAISLIIHHDSEPTLLVRACNQLGQFLQHRETNLRYLALESMCTLASSEFSHEAVKTHIETVINALKSERDVSVRQRAVDLLYAMCDRSNAKQIVAEMLSYLETADYSIREEIVLKVAILAEKYAVDYTWYVDTILNLIRFAGDYVSDEVWYRVIQIVINRDEVQGYAAKTVFEALQAPACHENLVKVGGYILGEFGNLIAGDSRSSPLIQFDLLHSKFHLCSVPTRALLLSAYIKFINLFPEVKGTIQEVLRSDSQLRNADVELQQRAVEYLRLSCIASTDILATVLEEMPPFPERESSILAKLKRKKGPGNLHPDLDENRKERSANGGTADHSSTTSNAKVAASPTPSTDLLGLGSTITTQNSAPPASKGTSLLVDVFSENIAAFPVETPVAVGPVADENFSSFLPNTPQVAYANATLPTAEEPEDKFVCKNNGVLYENQLLQIGLKSEFRQNLGRMYVFFGNKTSTQFMNFAASVVCQDTLQAQLNVHAKPADPTVDGGAQLQQILNIECMSDFVDAPVLNIQFRYGGTLQSIAVKLPITLNKFFQPTEMTSQEFFQRWKQLGAPQQEVQKIFKAKHSMDTEVTKAKIMGFGAALLDGVDPNPSNFVGAGVIHTKTTQVGCLLRLEPNTQAQMYRLTLRTSRDTVSQRLCDLLSEQF from the exons ATGCCTGCAGTCTCTAAAGGAGATGGAATGCGTGGCCTCGGTGTGTTTATATCGGACATTAGGAACT GTAAAAGTAAAGAAGCAGAGATCAAGAGAATTAACAAAGAGTTGGCCAACATCCGCTCTAAATTTAAAG GAGACAAAGCACTAGATGGATACAGTAAGAAGAAATATGTGTGCAAGCTGCTTTTCATATTCCTTCTTGGCCATGACATCGACTTTGGCCACATGGAGGCAGTCAACCTGCTCAGTTCCAACAAGTACACAGAGAAACAAATT GGTTACCTGTTCATCTCAGTGTTGGTCAACTCAAACAGTGACCTCATCAGCCTTATCAACAATGCCCTAAAGAATGACCTGTCCAGCAGGAATCCCACTTTCATGAACCTGGCCTTGCACTGCATTGCAAATGTGGGCAGCAGGGAGATGGCTGAGGCTTTTGCAGCTGAGGTGCCCCGCATTCTGGTGGCTGG GGACACTATGGACAGTGTGAAGCAGAGTGCTGCCCTGTGCCTACTGCGTCTCAACAGGACCTCTCCAGACCTAGTGCTCATGGGCGAGTGGACCGCCCGGGTGGTTCATCTGCTTAATGACCAGCACCTG GGTGTGGTGACCGCTGCCACCAGCCTGATTACCACACTGGCACAGAAGAGCCCAGAGGACTTCAAGACCTCTGTCTCCTTGGCTGTAGCCAGACTCAGCAGG ATCGTCTCCTCGGCCTCCACTGACCTGCAGGACTACACCTACTATTTTGTTGCAGCTCCTTGGCTTTCTGTCAAGCTCCTGCGTCTCCTACAGTGCTATCCTCCGCCTG AGGATGGTGCGATCCGGGGCCGTCTGACCGAATGTCTGGAAACCATCCTGAACAAGGCCCAGGAGCCTCCCAAGTCGAAGAAGGTGCAGCACTCCAACGCTAAGAACGCTGTGCTGTTTGAGGCCATCAGTCTAATCATCCACCATGACAG CGAGCCCACTCTGCTGGTGCGGGCCTGTAACCAGCTGGGCCAGTTCCTCCAGCACCGGGAGACTAACCTGCGCTACCTGGCCTTGGAGAGCATGTGCACCCTAGCCAGCTCCGAGTTCTCCCATGAGGCCGTTAAGACGCACATCGAGACGGTCATAAATGCCCTCAAA TCGGAGAGAGATGTCAGTGTGCGTCAGCGTGCTGTGGACCTGCTCTATGCAATGTGTGACCGCAGCAACGCCAAACAGATTGTAGCAGAGATGCTCAGCTACCTGGAGACGGCAGACTATTCCATCAGAGAGGAGATA GTGCTAAAGGTGGCCATCCTGGCAGAGAAGTATGCAGTTGACTACACCTGGTATGTTGACACCATCCTCAACCTGATCCGCTTCGCTGGGGACTATGTCAGTGACGAGGTCTGGTACCGCGTCATCCAGATCGTTATCAACAGAGATGAAGTGCAAGGTTATGCTGCCAAGACAGTGTTCGAG GCACTCCAGGCCCCAGCCTGCCATGAAAACCTGGTAAAGGTCGGAGGGTACATTCTAGGGGAGTTTGGGAACTTGATAGCAGGAGATTCAAGGTCAAG TCCACTCATCCAGTTTGACCTGCTCCACTCCAAGTTTCACCTGTGCTCGGTGCCCACCCGGGCTTTGCTGCTCTCAGCCTACATCAAGTTCATCAACCTGTTCCCTGAGGTGAAGGGCACCATCCAGGAGGTGTTGCGCTCAGACAGCCAGCTCCGCAATGCAGACGTTGAGCTACAGCAGCGTGCTGTGGAGTACCTGCGCCTCAGCTGCATCGCCAGCACTGACATACTG GCCACGGTGTTGGAAGAGATGCCTCCCTTCCCTGAGAGGGAGTCCTCTATACTGGCCAAACTCAAGAGGAAGAAGGGACCAGGAAACCTGCATCCTGATTTGGATGAGAACCGCAAAGAACGCAGTGCCAATGGGGGTACTGCAGACCATAGCAGCACTACCTCAAATGCCAAG GTGGCCGCATCCCCCACTCCCTCCACAGACCTGCTTGGCCTGGGCAGCACCATCACCACTCAAAACTCTGCCCCTCCTGCCTCCAAGGGGACAAGCCTGCTGGTGGATGTTTTCTCTGAAAACATAGCAGCCTTTCCTGTAGAGACACCAGTGGCAGTGGGGCCTGTTGCAGATGAGAACTTCTCCAG TTTCCTGCCGAATACTCCACAAGTAGCATATGCCAACGCCACTCTGCCCACAGCAGAGGAACCTGAAGACAA GTTTGTGTGCAAGAACAATGGTGTCCTATACGAGAACCAGCTCCTCCAGATCGGCCTGAAGTCTGAATTCAGACAGAATTTGG GTCGGATGTATGTGTTCTTTGGTAACAAGACATCAACCCAGTTCATGAATTTCGCTGCCTCTGTGGTCTGCCAAGATACTCTGCAGGCTC AACTGAATGTCCATGCCAAGCCTGCAGACCCCACTGTGGACGGGGGTGCACAACTACAGCAGATACTCAACATTGAGTGTATGTCTGACTTTGTGGATGCACCAGTGCTCAACATTCAGTTTAG GTACGGGGGAACTCTCCAGAGCATTGCTGTTAAACTGCCTATTACTTTAAACAAGTTTTTCCAGCCTACAGAGATGACATCGCAGGAGTTCTTTCAGCGCTGGAAACAACTTGGAGC CCCTCAGCAAGAGGTACAAAAGATTTTCAAAGCAAAGCATTCCATGGACACAGAGGTTACCAAAGCCAAG ATAATGGGCTTTGGTGCTGCTTTGCTGGATGGGGTAGATCCAAACCCCTCCAACTTTGTGGGCGCTGGTGTCATCCATACGAAGACCACCCAGGTTGGCTGCCTCTTGAGACTGGAGCCTAATACTCAAGCACAG ATGTACCGCTTAACACTAAGGACAAGCAGAGATACTGTGTCACAGCGCCTGTGTGATCTGCTCTCAGAACAATTCTGA